A genome region from Pseudodesulfovibrio alkaliphilus includes the following:
- the rpsE gene encoding 30S ribosomal protein S5 translates to MEQNESGLIEKIVYLNRVAKVVKGGRRFSFSCLVVVGDGEGGVGYGLGKANEVPEAIRKASERARKNMITVPLLDGTLPYEVLGRYGAGRVMLKPASRGTGIIAGGPVRAIMEAVGVHDILTKAIGTNNPHNVLRATIAGLESLRSAEDVSALRGVSVSTPRK, encoded by the coding sequence ATGGAACAAAATGAAAGTGGACTGATCGAAAAAATCGTCTACCTCAATCGCGTCGCCAAGGTTGTCAAGGGTGGCCGCCGTTTCAGCTTCAGCTGCTTGGTGGTCGTCGGTGACGGTGAGGGTGGAGTCGGATACGGGCTGGGCAAGGCCAACGAAGTGCCCGAGGCCATTCGCAAGGCTTCAGAGCGGGCCAGGAAGAACATGATCACCGTTCCCCTGCTGGACGGCACCCTGCCTTACGAGGTGCTGGGCCGTTACGGCGCGGGCCGGGTCATGCTCAAGCCAGCCAGTCGCGGTACCGGCATCATCGCCGGCGGTCCGGTGCGCGCCATCATGGAAGCGGTAGGTGTCCACGATATCCTGACCAAGGCCATCGGCACCAATAATCCGCACAACGTGCTTCGGGCCACCATCGCCGGTCTTGAGTCCCTGCGCAGCGCCGAGGACGTTTCCGCCCTGCGCGGCGTCTCGGTGTCCACGCCGAGAAAGTAA
- the rpmD gene encoding 50S ribosomal protein L30 — translation MLKVKLIKSRIAVKPGLVKTLDSLGLRKIRQEKTHEDTPVIRGMIYKVRHLVEVTES, via the coding sequence GTGTTGAAAGTTAAGCTGATAAAAAGCAGGATTGCGGTCAAGCCTGGACTGGTCAAGACCCTTGACTCCCTGGGGCTGCGCAAAATCCGGCAGGAAAAGACCCACGAGGACACTCCGGTCATCAGGGGCATGATCTATAAGGTGCGACACCTGGTGGAGGTAACCGAATCATGA